A segment of the Pristiophorus japonicus isolate sPriJap1 chromosome 1, sPriJap1.hap1, whole genome shotgun sequence genome:
gatttggatgaggaaagacgagaggaggctcgagtggagtataaatgccggcatgggctggttggcctgtttctgtgccatatatcctatgtaatcctgtgtttTATAAGATAGATAGGGACGAGGAAGAGCATTTGGTCCATCCAGTAAAATAGGATCCAGTATTCTTCAGGAATTCTGACAGACTTCTGGTGGAACATCTCAGAAACTGACAGGGACCACATTACTGGATCTCAGTGACACTTGGGCGTGAATTTTAAACCCAAAAataggtgggttggggttgggtgagattaaaaatctcaaacctgaccaGAACTCACCTCCATCCCGCCCACTTCCGGATTTAAAAGAGGCGGGGCagggggcaggcagccaacctCTCCCAGGAGGACGGTtgaccatttaaatattataatgtggCTGGCTGTCTTGAATTTAACCTGCTTACAGGTTTAACAGTGGCCgtccgggtttcccaggcctcgggaaatctGGCAGCTGAATGGAGGCGATGACAGCTTCtggaataagaatataagaactaggagcaggagtaggccatttggcctctcaagcctgctccgccattcaataagatcatggctgatctgatcatggactcggctccacttccctgcccactccccataatcctttgctcccttatcgctcaaaaatctatttctgccttaaatatattcaatgacccagcctccacagctctctggggcagagaattccacagatttacaaccctgtgagagaagaaattcctcctcatctcagttttaaatgggcggccccttattctaagactatatcccctagttttagtttcccctatcagtggaaacatcctccctgcatccaccttgtcgagccccctcattatcttatatgtttcaataagatcacctctcattcttcttaactccaacctactcaacctatcttcataagtcaatcccctcatccccggaatcaacctagtgaaccttctctgaactgcctccaatgcaagtatatccttccttaagtatggagaccaaaactgtacgcaatactccaggtgtggcctcaccaatacccttatggcacttgtgggccaggaggagcaggagtgcttccccaccCCAAGACCCCCAAGCTTACGCACTTGTCCCCTCAGACCCACCCCATACAAAGACCGGGCatcggacacccccccccccccacccccctccccactagCAGCTGCAAGCTCCCTACCTGGTGCTCTGCAGTGCTCgctgcccgactggaagccaagcctgtcaatcaggctaacTTCCAGATGGGGATACTTGCAACAAAAGAAATACGCACACTCCACAGCATCCTGTCCAAAACCCCCGCTCCCCATTGACATCAATGAAGAGGGAAATTGGGCAGACTGTGCAACTAGCGTTCCCGATCCTGTGTGTAAAATGCTGGAGTACTATGTATAatatttgggcaccacactttaggaagaatgtcaaggccctggagagggtgcggaggaggttCACCTCACACCATCATTACTTGCTACCCTTGCATTTAAAGTGGTTTGTAGCTAcaggaagcgctctactcggaactcctacatggcaagcgagccccaggtgggcgaggaaacatttcaaggacaccctcaaagcctccctgataaagtgcgacatcccgaccgacacctggaagtccctggccaaagaccgccctaagtggaggaagagcatccgggagggttctGAGCACctcgtcgctgagaacatgcagaaaacaagcgcgggcagcggaaagagcgtgcggcaaaccagactccccacccaccctttccttcaaccactgtctgtcccacctgtgacagtgactgtaattcccatattggactgttcagtcacctgagaactcacttttggattggaagcaagtcttcctcgattctgagggactgcctatgatgatgatgatgatatcctctCTGTCCAGATCATCTCCCCCCAACTTCATTCTACTGTGTTTGCTGCACAGTTTATCATTGCACTTGCCCTGATCACCAGTGCTCTTTCTGCAGTGACCGAACATGTTACGCACCGAGTCAACTAATATCCCGTCATTTTTCAACCGCACTCTTGGCTATTTTAACAACATTCATGAAACGCTTACATTGCTCACTTTGTCTTCCTGTATATTGCACTTTACACCTGACCATATTAAATTTCACCTTCACTCTTCTCATATATATTTTACCCATCTCATTGTTAGGTCCCTGGCTGCATTCTCAGAATCAACTTTCATCGCCACCCTTATTTGATATTGTCTGGTGACTTGACCATCTCACATtcagtttctgaatccaagtcattaatctactTTTGAAACACTGTAGGTGTTCCAAGACAAATccactttggaattccctccctaaacctctcggcttCTCTCTCATCAAGCACACAGCTTCGCACAGAACATGTACAATCAACATGAAAATGGACAGTGCCCAGCTTTTTTATGAGAAGTGAACATCCACAATTAAACCAGAATAGAGAGAAATACTTTCCTGAAGTTccccagtgtcaactgtggctcagtgggtagctcactagcctttgagtcaggaggttgtgggttcaagaccctctTCAGACACTTgggcactaaaatctaggctggcactgcagtaccatctttcggatgagacgttaaactgaggccctgtctgccctctcaagtggacgtaagatatctcatggcactatttcaaagaagggctgGGGGAGttatccacccccccccgcccccacccccaccgcctcaatctacatcaaaaacagattatctggtcatgatcacattgctgtttgtgggagcttgctgtgagtaaattggctgccgcgtttcctatgttacaatagtgactaccctccaaaagtacctcattggcactttgagacgtccggtggtcgtgaaaggtgttatataaattcaagttctttctttctcagaAGGATCCAGGTTCAATCCCTGATCTGTGTTGAGTTCCACCAACTTGGCCATACAGCTGCAGGGATGTTACAGATGCCATCAGCATTTCTGGACGAAAGGTAGAATTCAGCCGAGGTTTTCTGTTCATGATTGCTGCCCTTCAATCCCTACAGacgcatgtgtatgtgtgtatgtttgtgtgggcGGGTGTCTGGTGAAGACAGGATGAAATACATTTGCGatgatgcatgacagatgcagtataatgtggataaatgtgaggttatccagtttggtggaaaaaacaggaaggcagattattatctgaatggtgacagattagtaaaaggggaggtgcaacgtgacctgggtgtcatgatacatcagtcattgaaagtaggcatgcaggtacagcagacagtaaagaaagcaaatggcatgttggccttcatagcgagaggatttgagtataggagcagggaagtcttactgcaattgtacagggccttggtgagaccacaccttgagtattgtgtgcaggtttggtctcctaatctgaggaaggatattcttgcttttgagggagtgcagcgaaggttcatcagactgattaccgggaatgGCAtccctgacatatgaagaaagactggatcgactaggctaatattcactggaatttagaagaatgagagaggatctcatagatgcatataaaattctaacaggattggataggttagatgcaggaagaatgttcccaatattggggaagtccagaaccaggggtcacagtctaaggataaagggtaagccatttaggaccgagatgaggagaaactttttcacccagagaattgtgaacctgtggaattctctaccacagaaagttgttgagtccagttcattggacatattgaaaagggagttagatgtggcccttacggctaaagggatcaggggtctggagagaaggcaggaatggggtactgaagttgcataatcagccatgatcatattgaatggtggtgcaggctcgaagggccgaatggcctactcctgcacctattttctatgtttctatgaaccccaaACTCTGAATAACCCGCTCACACTCATGTGAAGAACAGCTGCTATGGTGAGGTACTGGTAGACAACCTTCACCTCTCATGATTCTGTGCCATCAGAAGAGGAGAGAAGAAAAAAGAAAATCCATTTGACCTATTGCACCTGATCTTAAGGGACCATTTAAATTTCTCCGCATTTTGCAGAGAGACTTAGCAATTTCTTCCCCATAAAGTGAGAATTTGAAAGCTTAGTTACCAAGGTTTAAACTCCTCAGTCAGCAATGGGCACCAACAAATATAAGACTTTAAAATCAGGACTGACAATGGAAATAATTTTCTCAACATTTAAAAGTTCAACTGCACATCAGATTACACTCAGTTCTCCCAGCCCTCACTTCTTCCCCAGGTCCTGCTTGTACACATTCAGTAAACGGGACATCTCTAAGTGGTCACCAAGTGCACTTCAGTGTACATGAAATGATTTACAGTTAACTTATAATAAAATTACATTTTATGTACGTTCTTAATTATAAGCATAAGTATACCCCTTCGCGATAACATCCGAAAACATGGAGTTAGTTTCCacatgcagggtgaccaaggcagggaactcaacatccagaggtattcaacatttaggaaggatagacagagaggaaactgaggcggggtggcgttgctggttaaagaggaaattaatgcaacagtaaggagggacattagcttggatgatgtggaatctatatgggtggagctgcggaataccaaagggcagaaaacgctagtgtgagttgtgtacagaccaccaaatagtagtagtgaggttggggacagcatcaaagggatgtgtgcaataaaggtacagcagttatcatgggcgactttaatccacatattgattgggcgaaccaaactggtagtaatgcagtggaggaggatttcctggagtgtattagagatggttttcgagaccaatatgtcgaggaaccaactagagagctggccatcctagactgggtgatgtgtaatgagaagggactaattagaaatctatttgtgtcttcacgaagaaagacacaaataaccttccagatgtactaggggacagtgggtccagtgagaagaaggaactgaaggatatccttattagacgggaaattatgttagggaaattgatgggattgaaggccgataaatccccggggccggataatctgcatcccagagtacttaaggaagtggccctagaaatagtggatgcattgatgatcattttccaacagtctatcgactctggatcagttcctatggactggagggtagccaatgtaacaccacttaaaaagggagggagagagaaaacgggtaattatagaccagttagcctgacatcagtagtggggaaaatgttggaatcaatcattaaggatgaaatagcaatgcatttggaaagcagtgacaggatcggtccaagtcagcatggatttatgaaagggaaatcatgcttgacgaatcttctagaattttttgaggatgtaacgaataaagtggacaagggagaaccagtggatgtggtgtatttggactttcaaaaggcttttgacaaggtcccgcacaagagattggtgtgcaaaatcaaagcacatggtattggaggaaatgtactgacatggacagacagctggttggcagacaggaagcagagagtcggaataaacaggtgcttttcagaatagcaggcagtgactagtggagtgccgcagggctcagtgctggaaccctagctctttacaatatacattaacgatttagatgaaagaatttaatgaaatatctccaagtttgcagatgacactaaactgggtggcagtgtgagctgtgaggaggacgctaagaggctgcagggtgacttggacaggttaggtgagtgggcaaatgcatggcagatgcagtataatgtggataaatgtgaggttatccattttgggggcaaaaacacgaaggcagaatattatctgaatggcggcagattaggcaacgagacctgggtgtcatggttcatcagtcattgaaagttggcatgaaggtacagcaggcggtgaagaaggcaaatggcatgttggccttcatagctaggggatttgagtgcaggagcagggaggtcttactgaagttgtacagggccttggtgaggcctcacctggaatattgtgttcagttttggtctcccaatctgaggaaggacgttcttgctattgagggagtgcagcgaagattcaccagactgattccagggatggctggactgacttttgaagagagactggatcaactgtgcctttatacattggagtttagaaggaagagaggtgatctcatagaaacgtataagattttgacaggactgggcaggttagatgcgggaagaatattcccgatgatggggaagtccagaaccaggggacatagtcttaggataaggggtaggccatttaggactgagatgaggagaaacttcttcactcagagagttgttaacctatggaattccctgccgcagagagttgttgatgccagttcattggatatattcaagagagagttagatatggcccttacggctaaagaaataaagggatatggagagaaagcaggaaaggggtattgagggaatgatcagccatgatcttattgaatggcggtgcaggctcgaagggctgaatggccttctcctgcacctagtttctatgtttctatgtacgctgacgacacccagctctacctcaccaccacttctcttgacccctccacggtctctaaattgtcagattgcttgtccgacatccagtactggatgagcagaaattttcgccaattaaatattgggaagcccgaagccattgtctttggtccccgccacaaactgcgttcaaacagtcttagaataaggggtcgcccattgaaaactgagatgaggagaaatttattctcttcgaaggttgtaaatctgtggaattctctgccccagagagctgtgcaggctgggtcattgaatatatttaaggcggagatagacagatttttgagcgataagggagtaaagggttaaggggagcgggagtggagctgagtctacgatcaggtcagccatgatcttattaaatggcggagcaggctcgagggacgaaatggcctactcctgctcctatttcttatgttcttatgttccctaaccactgactccatccctctccctagcatctatttgaggctgaaccagactgttcgcaacctaggagtcgtatttgaccctgaaatgagcttttgaccacatatccgcggcataactaaaaccacctatttccacctccgtaacatcgcccgcctccgcccctgcctcagctcaaccgctgctgaaaccctcatccatgcctttgttacctctagacttgactactacaatgcactctggctggcctcccacattctactcttcgtaaacttaaggtgatccaaaacttggcagcctgtgtcctaactcgtaccaagtcccgctctcctatcacccactgtgctcgctgacctacattggctcctggttaagcaacgcctcgatttaaaaattctcatcctggtttacaaatccctccatggccctcgccccctccctatctctgtaatctcctccagccccacaaccccccgagatgtctgcgctcttctaattctgccctcttgagcatgcctgattataatcgctcaaccatcggtggccgtgccttcaactgccagagccctaagctctggaactccctccctaaacctctccgcctctctttcctcctttaagatgctccttaaaacctacctctttgacccagcttttggtcatctgccgtaatttcttcttatgtggcttggtgtcaaatttatttgttttggcttatgacactcctgtgaagcgccttgggtcattttactacgtaaaaggcgctatataaatacaagttgctgtttttGTTAATTATGTACTCTATTATTATCTGGCTATGATCACATAACTTTATGCACCTAAATACAGTATAATGAAAATAAGATTTCTAAAGTAAATAAACTTGTAATTGTAATTATAGTATTAGTTTCAGTGTGAGTTAGCATCAATTTACAGACAAAATAAGATTGAAACATTGGCTTctggtccagcaaagctcatatttaaaaattctcatccttgtgttcaaatccctccatggcctcgcccctccctatctctcatatCTCCTCCAGTCCTCCGAGACttctttcctccaattctggcctcttgtgcatccctgacttcCTTCAATCCacctttggtggctgtaccttcagctgacacagccctaagctctggaattccttccctaaacctctccgcctctacacctctccttctttaagatgctccttcaatcccacctcttcctgttctaatttctccttaagtggctcggtgtcagacgttgtctgataacgctcctgtgagagCTTTGGgaggctttactacattaaaggatcTATATAAAAGTAAGTTGTTGCTGTGTATGACAAATAATGTGGCAACCGTGTACATAAGCAGTCTTTGAAATAGTTTGGGCTGCGGTTATCGCTTTTGACATCGATTAAATACACCATTTTTAATGGTTTGAATAGCGATTACTGGGTATGTTGTATTAAGTTTCCCAcatcacagcagtgactacactccaacagtacttcattggctatatagtgctttgagacgtccggtcatgaaaggcgctgtagcgATCCAAGTCTTTCTTGAGTGATCATGGGGTGTACTGTGCATATTTACACTGTATTCAGCAGTTCTGACTTTATTCAATGTCATCATTATGTCCATCagcatcgagggagacttgcttctactcttaaaatgagtccttaggtggctgaacagtccaatacaggaaccagagtccctgtcacaggtgggacagacagtggttgagggaaagggagggtggggagtctggtttgccgcacgctccttccgctgcctgcgctcggtttctgcgtgctctcggcgacgagactcgaggtgcccagcgccctcccggatgcgcttcctccactgagggcgataTTCAATGTAGTGAGTTGTTGATACTGTGTTCGCTGGGTGTACCTCTGCTCATGTTACTCAGGCTGGCCATGAGAGACTTCATCCTGTCCGCATAGTAGTCACGAAGGTTGAGCAGAGGCAGTTCAGCCAGCCCCTCGTCAAACTCGCAGTTCCTCATGGCGTCCTCCAGGTTCTTCTGCCGCCGGTAAAAGTGCGAGAATTTGTTGAAGATGAGGGTGATGGGCAGCACGACCACCAGGATGCCGGCCAGGATGCAGGCGGAGGCCGTCAGCTTGCCTCCGATGCTGATGGGCACCACGTCTCCGTAGCCCACCGTGGTCATGCTGACGGTGGCCCACCACCAGCAGGAGGGGATGGTGGCCAGGCCGGAGTTGTCTTCTTTCTCGATGGTGTAGGCCACCGCCGCGAAGACGGACACCCCGACAGAGAGGTAGAGGAAGAGCAGCCCCACCTCCCGGTAGCTGTGCTTCAAGGTGGCGCCCAGCGACCTCAGGCCCATCGAGTGGCGGGCCAGCTTGAGGACGCGGAAGATCCTCATGAGCCGCAGGACTTGCACTGCCCGGCCGAGGTTGCCCAAGGCGGGGCTGCGGCCAACAGCCAGCAGGGTCATGTAGAAAGGCAGAATGGACATCAGGTCGATGAGGTTCAGAGGATGGGTGAAGAAGCGCCGCAGGCTGGGAGACACGCACAACCTGGCCAGCAGCTCCAAGGTAAACCAGGCGATGCAGAAGTGTTCGACCGTGTCAAAGCGCGGGTCGTCCCTGGTGTTCCCCCGGCCATCCACCAACTGGAATTCGGCCATGCTGTGCAAGCACATGGTGGCGATGGATCCTAAAACCATGGCGATGGACAGGGCGCTGTAAAGCCGGCTGGTGAGGTTGTAACCCGGGTTTTCCGACATCAGCCACAGCTGCCTCCGGCACTTGCCCAGGAGCTGACCGTCGTACTTTGAGGCGTCCTTGTAGAAGGTCAAGACCTCGTCGAAGGACGAGGAGGTGCTGCCTTGGTCGCTGGCCGCCTCCTCGCAGTCGTCCTGATCGGCCCGGGCCTGGTAACCGGGGCTGAAGCCGGACAGCTCGACCAAGGAATGGCTGATGCCCCAGTACTCGATCTCCTGGCTGAAGGAGCAGATGCACTGCTTGTTGTCGGCGGTGTGGAGCTTGCCGGTGCGGTAGAAGTGGAGGACGTGCGGGAAGAGGGCGGGGTTGCGGTCGAAGTAAAACTCCTGCTCGCCATCATCGTAGTCGTCGCAGAGCTGGAGGATGGATTCGGGGGAGCGGCATCTCAGCAGCCGGCCCAGCCGGGTGTCCGGGAACCGTAGAAGTGTCCGGCACCTCAGCCTCCTCTTCAAGCCCCCGACGTTGACGCTGATCTCGCTGTCCTccatcacctcctcctcctcctcctcctcctccacacccgTCCCAGCCTCTGCAACCGGGCCGGGCATCCTGGGCAGGGGGGGTGGTGGCATGGGGCTGAGCGAGAGAGGCGGCCGCATCCCTGCAATAGAGCGAGAATGAAGTCAGATATAATGTGAGTCAGTGGGACACCTcacaccggggcggggggggaggggacagtatagtctaggggggggggggaatagtatagcctgggggggaggggacagtatagcccgggggggtggggggggaacagtatagcacgggggggggggaacgggacagtatagcacgggggggggggggggggacgacagTATAGCTCGGGGGGGGGAACAGTATAGCCCAGggggggggacggggacggggacagtatagtctgggggggggggaacagtatagcctgggggggaggggacagtatagtccggggggggaggggacagtatagtccggggggggaggggacagtatagcctgggggggaggggacagtatagtccgggggggggggaggggacagtatagtccgggggggggggggggaacacagtatagtccgggggggaggggacagtatagtccggggggggaggggacagtatagcctgggggggaggggacagtatagtccgggggggggggaggggacagtatagcctgggggggaggggacagtataGTCCGGGAGGGGGGAACAGTAtagcctggggggtgggggagacagtatagcccggggggggggggggaacagtatagcctgggggggaggggacagtatagtccgggggggggagacagtatagcccgggggcgggggggggggggaacagtatagcctgggggggaggggacagtatagtccggggagggaggggacagtatagtccggggggggggggggacagtatagtccggaggcggggggggggggggaacagtatagcctgggggggaggggacagtatagtccgggggggggggggacagtatagcctggggggggggggggacagtatagcccggggcggggggggggaacagtatagcctgggggggaggggacagtataGTCCGGGGGGGGCAGGGGACAGtatagtccggaggcgggggggggggggggtgaacagtatagcctgggggggaggggacagtatagtccggggggggaggggacagtataGCCCAGGGGCACTCTTccattctctgtcactctctgtcatgctctctctcccattcccttctctctctctctctctctctctctctctatcacacacactctgtctcttgCTCATACTCTgtacctctcactctctgtctttcattctctcgctctcattgtttctctcattctctctctctcacactctcattttctgtccctctttgtctctctctcattctctgtcactcattctctctctcaatcacattcTCCCTCTCATggcctgtctctctctcattgtctcgatCCCATTCTCTTAATTCTCTCTCTTATTCACTCAttttctcactcattctctcattctctctcattctctctcattctttatatctctctctctctctcattctctgtctctctttctctttctcttattctctgtctctctcattctaccTCATTCTCTCATGCCCTTTCTTcctctcattgtctctctcccattctctctcatctctctcattcactcattctctcttattttctctctcgttctctttctcagactctgtctctctcattctctgtctctctccatctctcattcTCGCTCCCTCCCAGTCTCCCTCCTTCTTTATCTCGCTCATTTCCTCTCTCTCATtctttgtctctcattctctctctctctctcattctgtccctctcattCTCTTTCCcattctctcacactttctctcccattctctgcccctctcattctctctattattctttcattctctctctcattctttctctcattctctctcatatTCTgtgcctcattctctgcctctcatttctcacattctttatctcattctctgtccctctcattgtctctctctcattccttctttcattctt
Coding sequences within it:
- the LOC139260692 gene encoding delayed-rectifier potassium channel regulatory subunit KCNS2-like, with translation MEDSEISVNVGGLKRRLRCRTLLRFPDTRLGRLLRCRSPESILQLCDDYDDGEQEFYFDRNPALFPHVLHFYRTGKLHTADNKQCICSFSQEIEYWGISHSLVELSGFSPGYQARADQDDCEEAASDQGSTSSSFDEVLTFYKDASKYDGQLLGKCRRQLWLMSENPGYNLTSRLYSALSIAMVLGSIATMCLHSMAEFQLVDGRGNTRDDPRFDTVEHFCIAWFTLELLARLCVSPSLRRFFTHPLNLIDLMSILPFYMTLLAVGRSPALGNLGRAVQVLRLMRIFRVLKLARHSMGLRSLGATLKHSYREVGLLFLYLSVGVSVFAAVAYTIEKEDNSGLATIPSCWWWATVSMTTVGYGDVVPISIGGKLTASACILAGILVVVLPITLIFNKFSHFYRRQKNLEDAMRNCEFDEGLAELPLLNLRDYYADRMKSLMASLSNMSRGTPSEHSINNSLH